A genomic window from Lycium barbarum isolate Lr01 chromosome 4, ASM1917538v2, whole genome shotgun sequence includes:
- the LOC132636697 gene encoding protein JASON-like isoform X1: protein MVNQSNNSVFAALMACLFGCFKIKDVTLPQSKSNCVSQSTPTKETLVSRNRSPLSSLFTEENDETNNLDCKEVENQSSDTPMPHLDKNELRNQAKFLKACGTLPETPAEIRNFSMKCKDQPAPMVEVEPLKFNSWPSDSTYQKLNSNSLPDEPKPVKIESVKNQSGSLVHTPSSCLTDGQSGQSFSKSSINGSGNSNTPIFIDVKANLARNDNKVSAASPITAPTAQYRYRSVHFESESDLSSMSSKCISSETRQSSEQSESSGDYNAPKFSPYPTPLKLTDEMQTPGTVFPAYLDHMGIAKTARIRSQYVYPVLNPVDNASQLKELSDEDSYSTQDSNSRFLSSHTTDSNQRPEEANRNSELGMSEFRESAADKESKPPSINQVQSKQHFGSVYGENVHYGKTPADRPIIGLVAAHWNDDETSRISPKWWDGNGIPNSTNKYKEDQKVSWHATPFEERLEKALSEETNTSQRSQHSGTPPIAFNETEESNTATSQVRC, encoded by the exons ATGGTTAATCAATCGAACAATTCAGTATTTGCAGCACTAATGGCTTGTTTATTTGGCTGTTTCAAAATCAAGGATGTTACGCTTCCTCAATCGAAATCGAATTGCGTTTCGCAATCTACTCCCACTAAG GAAACTTTGGTGTCTCGCAATAGAAGTCCATTATCTTCACTTTTTACTGAAG AAAATGATGAGACCAACAATTTGGACTGCAAAGAAGTGGAGAATCAGAGTTCGGATACACCTATGCCACACTTGGACAAAAATGAGCTTAGGAATCAG GCCAAGTTTCTTAAAGCTTGTGGAACCTTACCTGAGACCCCTGCTGAAATTCGGAACTTCTCAATGAAATGCAAAGATCAGCCAGCTCCAATGGTAGAAGTTGAGcctttaaaattcaattcatggCCCTCTGATTCAACATATCAGAAGCTAAACTCGAATTCACTACCTGATGAGCCCAAACCTGTCAAGATTGAAAGTGTAAAGAATCAGTCTGGTTCATTGGTGCATACGCCTAGCAG TTGTTTAACGGATGGACAAAGTGGTCAAAGTTTCTCTAAGAGCTCCATTAATGGCAGTGGGAATTCCAATACTCCGATATTCATCGACGTTAAAGCTAATCTGGCTCGTAATGATAACAAGGTTTCTGCAGCTTCACCAATCACTGCTCCAACTGCCCAGTACAGATACAGATCTGTTCATTTTGAAAGCGAGTCAGATCTGTCCTCAATGTCATCAAAATGTATTTCATCTGAAACCAGACAAAGTTCTGAACAGTCTGAATCATCAGGTGACTACAATGCACCAAAGTTTTCACCCTACCCAACCCCATTAAAGCTAACTGATGAGATGCAAACACCTGGAACCGTTTTTCCAGCATATTTGGACCACATGGGAATAGCTAAAACTGCACGGATCAGGTCTCAGTATGTGTATCCTGTTTTAAACCCCGTGGATAATGCCTCACAGTTGAAGGAATTATCAGATGAAGATTCTTACTCCACTCAAGATTCCAATTCCAGATTCTTGTCCAGTCACACTACAGATTCTAATCAAAGGCCTGAAGAGGCAAACCGTAATTCAGAACTGGGAATGTCTGAATTCAGAGAAAGTGCAGCTGATAAAGAGTCAAAACCACCTTCAATAAATCAAGTGCAGAGTAAGCAGCATTTTGGTTCCGTTTACGGTGAAAATGTTCATTATGGTAAAACTCCTGCAGATAGACCCATAATCGGATTGGTTGCTGCTCATTGGAATGATGATGAAACTTCTCGTATATCTCCAAAATGGTGGGACGGAAATGGGATTCCAAATTCCACTAACAAGTACAAAGAG GATCAAAAAGTTAGTTGGCACGCAACACCATTTGAGGAGAGACTGGAGAAGGCATTATCTGAAGAAACAAATACTTCACAGCG GTCGCAACACAGTGGGACGCCACCAATTGCTTTTAATGAAACTGAGGAATCAAATACTGCTACATCCCAAGTGCGCTGCTAG
- the LOC132636697 gene encoding protein JASON-like isoform X2: MVNQSNNSVFAALMACLFGCFKIKDVTLPQSKSNCVSQSTPTKETLVSRNRSPLSSLFTEENDETNNLDCKEVENQSSDTPMPHLDKNELRNQAKFLKACGTLPETPAEIRNFSMKCKDQPAPMVEVEPLKFNSWPSDSTYQKLNSNSLPDEPKPVKIESVKNQSGSLVHTPSSCLTDGQSGQSFSKSSINGSGNSNTPIFIDVKANLARNDNKVSAASPITAPTAQYRYRSVHFESESDLSSMSSKCISSETRQSSEQSESSAYLDHMGIAKTARIRSQYVYPVLNPVDNASQLKELSDEDSYSTQDSNSRFLSSHTTDSNQRPEEANRNSELGMSEFRESAADKESKPPSINQVQSKQHFGSVYGENVHYGKTPADRPIIGLVAAHWNDDETSRISPKWWDGNGIPNSTNKYKEDQKVSWHATPFEERLEKALSEETNTSQRSQHSGTPPIAFNETEESNTATSQVRC, encoded by the exons ATGGTTAATCAATCGAACAATTCAGTATTTGCAGCACTAATGGCTTGTTTATTTGGCTGTTTCAAAATCAAGGATGTTACGCTTCCTCAATCGAAATCGAATTGCGTTTCGCAATCTACTCCCACTAAG GAAACTTTGGTGTCTCGCAATAGAAGTCCATTATCTTCACTTTTTACTGAAG AAAATGATGAGACCAACAATTTGGACTGCAAAGAAGTGGAGAATCAGAGTTCGGATACACCTATGCCACACTTGGACAAAAATGAGCTTAGGAATCAG GCCAAGTTTCTTAAAGCTTGTGGAACCTTACCTGAGACCCCTGCTGAAATTCGGAACTTCTCAATGAAATGCAAAGATCAGCCAGCTCCAATGGTAGAAGTTGAGcctttaaaattcaattcatggCCCTCTGATTCAACATATCAGAAGCTAAACTCGAATTCACTACCTGATGAGCCCAAACCTGTCAAGATTGAAAGTGTAAAGAATCAGTCTGGTTCATTGGTGCATACGCCTAGCAG TTGTTTAACGGATGGACAAAGTGGTCAAAGTTTCTCTAAGAGCTCCATTAATGGCAGTGGGAATTCCAATACTCCGATATTCATCGACGTTAAAGCTAATCTGGCTCGTAATGATAACAAGGTTTCTGCAGCTTCACCAATCACTGCTCCAACTGCCCAGTACAGATACAGATCTGTTCATTTTGAAAGCGAGTCAGATCTGTCCTCAATGTCATCAAAATGTATTTCATCTGAAACCAGACAAAGTTCTGAACAGTCTGAATCATCAG CATATTTGGACCACATGGGAATAGCTAAAACTGCACGGATCAGGTCTCAGTATGTGTATCCTGTTTTAAACCCCGTGGATAATGCCTCACAGTTGAAGGAATTATCAGATGAAGATTCTTACTCCACTCAAGATTCCAATTCCAGATTCTTGTCCAGTCACACTACAGATTCTAATCAAAGGCCTGAAGAGGCAAACCGTAATTCAGAACTGGGAATGTCTGAATTCAGAGAAAGTGCAGCTGATAAAGAGTCAAAACCACCTTCAATAAATCAAGTGCAGAGTAAGCAGCATTTTGGTTCCGTTTACGGTGAAAATGTTCATTATGGTAAAACTCCTGCAGATAGACCCATAATCGGATTGGTTGCTGCTCATTGGAATGATGATGAAACTTCTCGTATATCTCCAAAATGGTGGGACGGAAATGGGATTCCAAATTCCACTAACAAGTACAAAGAG GATCAAAAAGTTAGTTGGCACGCAACACCATTTGAGGAGAGACTGGAGAAGGCATTATCTGAAGAAACAAATACTTCACAGCG GTCGCAACACAGTGGGACGCCACCAATTGCTTTTAATGAAACTGAGGAATCAAATACTGCTACATCCCAAGTGCGCTGCTAG